One part of the Candidatus Kouleothrix ribensis genome encodes these proteins:
- a CDS encoding DUF402 domain-containing protein yields MRSITIHLLKPAKGQTITYQGELLRELPGYRLIRARWERPALDLGYVVFATGDLFYEHFYAARWFTIFEIRAADARLKGWYCNVSRPAQINGDTIISEDLEIDLFVPPDRATLLRLDLDEFAARGLDTGAPSTYAAALAALDQLEHMAQAAEPPFDST; encoded by the coding sequence ATGCGCAGCATCACCATCCATCTGCTCAAGCCCGCCAAAGGCCAGACGATCACATACCAGGGTGAGCTGCTGCGCGAGCTGCCAGGCTACCGGCTGATCCGCGCGCGCTGGGAGCGGCCCGCGCTCGACCTGGGCTATGTCGTGTTCGCGACCGGCGATCTGTTCTACGAGCATTTCTACGCCGCGCGCTGGTTCACGATCTTCGAGATCCGTGCCGCAGACGCACGCCTGAAGGGCTGGTACTGTAATGTCTCCCGCCCGGCCCAGATCAACGGCGACACGATCATCTCCGAGGATCTCGAGATCGACCTATTCGTGCCGCCCGACCGCGCGACCCTGCTGCGGCTGGATCTCGATGAGTTCGCGGCGCGTGGGCTGGACACCGGCGCGCCGAGTACCTACGCAGCCGCGCTGGCCGCGCTCGATCAGCTTGAACATATGGCCCAGGCGGCCGAGCCACCCTTCGATAGCACGTAG
- a CDS encoding F0F1 ATP synthase subunit beta, with translation MAGATGIVTDIIGVVLNAKFPDHATPEIYNAIEIPLDDHGGRLVAEVQQHLGNGVVKAVAMSTTDGLRRGLPALDTGRPIAVPVGPATLGRVFNVLGDPIDTTDPVDATERRPIHQPAPSFDEQSTQAQIFETGIKVIDLIAPFTRGGKTGIFGGAGVGKTVVIQELIANIAKEQSGYSVFAGVGERSREGNDLIGEMKHARIDDNTTVFDKTVMVFGQMNEPPGARLRVALTGLTMAEYFRDEGRDILLFIDNIFRFVQAGSEVSALLGRMPSQVGYQPTLGTEMGELQERITSTKKGSITSMQAVYVPADDYTDPAPATTFAHLDATISLERSIASKGIYPAVDPLASTSRILDPNIVGEEHYNVAREVQRVLQRYKDLQDIIAILGVEELSDEDKLTVARARKIERFFSQPFTVAQQFTGRQGKYVPIAETVKSFLRLLAGDVDHIPEQYFLLQGTLDDVIAAYEASRK, from the coding sequence ATGGCCGGAGCAACCGGGATAGTAACCGATATCATCGGCGTCGTGCTCAATGCCAAGTTTCCCGATCACGCGACGCCCGAGATCTATAATGCGATTGAGATCCCGCTCGACGATCACGGCGGGCGCCTGGTGGCCGAGGTGCAGCAACACCTGGGCAACGGCGTGGTGAAGGCAGTGGCCATGAGCACCACCGACGGCCTGCGGCGTGGCTTGCCGGCGCTCGACACCGGCCGGCCGATCGCGGTGCCGGTTGGGCCGGCCACGCTCGGGCGCGTGTTCAATGTGCTGGGCGACCCGATCGACACCACCGACCCGGTCGATGCGACTGAGCGCCGGCCGATCCACCAGCCGGCCCCCTCGTTCGACGAGCAGTCGACCCAGGCGCAGATTTTCGAGACCGGCATCAAGGTGATCGACCTGATCGCGCCGTTCACCCGCGGCGGCAAGACCGGCATCTTCGGCGGCGCCGGCGTGGGCAAGACCGTGGTGATCCAGGAGCTGATCGCCAACATCGCCAAAGAGCAGTCGGGCTACTCGGTGTTTGCCGGCGTAGGCGAGCGCTCGCGCGAGGGCAACGACCTGATCGGCGAAATGAAACACGCGCGCATCGACGATAACACCACCGTGTTCGACAAGACCGTGATGGTGTTCGGCCAGATGAACGAGCCGCCTGGCGCGCGCCTGCGCGTGGCGCTGACCGGCCTGACCATGGCTGAGTACTTCCGCGACGAAGGCCGCGACATCCTGCTGTTCATCGACAACATCTTCCGCTTCGTGCAAGCAGGCTCGGAGGTATCGGCGCTGCTCGGGCGCATGCCCTCGCAGGTGGGCTACCAGCCCACGCTCGGCACCGAGATGGGCGAGCTGCAAGAGCGGATCACCTCGACCAAGAAGGGCTCGATCACCTCGATGCAGGCGGTGTATGTGCCGGCCGACGACTATACCGACCCGGCGCCGGCCACGACCTTCGCGCACCTCGACGCGACGATCTCGCTCGAGCGCAGCATCGCCTCGAAGGGCATCTACCCGGCGGTCGACCCGCTGGCCTCGACCAGCCGCATCCTCGACCCGAACATCGTAGGCGAGGAGCACTACAACGTGGCGCGCGAGGTACAGCGCGTGCTACAGCGCTACAAAGACCTGCAAGACATCATCGCGATCCTGGGCGTCGAAGAGCTTTCGGACGAAGACAAGCTGACGGTGGCGCGCGCGCGCAAGATCGAGCGGTTCTTCTCGCAGCCGTTTACGGTCGCGCAGCAGTTCACCGGCCGCCAGGGCAAGTATGTGCCGATCGCCGAGACGGTCAAGAGCTTCTTGCGGCTGCTGGCCGGCGATGTCGACCACATTCCCGAGCAGTACTTCCTGCTGCAAGGCACGCTCGACGACGTGATCGCGGCCTACGAGGCGAGCAGAAAGTGA
- a CDS encoding rod shape-determining protein, protein MRKIGIDLGTANVLVYVKGRGIVLSEPSVVALSTKDNRVKAVGADALAMLGREPESIEVVRPMRNGVIADYDITEAMLKHFISKANGRLSLSKPEVMICIPAGVTTVEMRAVKEAALSAGARYAYLIREPLAAAIGANIPVAQPSGNLIIDIGGGTTEVAVISLNDIVVSTSVRVGGNRFDEAIAAYVKRKYNVLIGERTAESAKIEIGAALPLARPLSMQIRGRDQVAGLPRTIEINSNEITESIQEPLEAVVNAVRSVLAETPPELSSDIIDKGMIMTGGGSMLRRINELLTEVTGVPCYVADQPANCVAIGTGLALEHIDILRDSLSGDDLN, encoded by the coding sequence ATGCGGAAAATCGGAATCGACCTCGGCACCGCCAATGTGCTGGTCTATGTCAAAGGCCGCGGGATTGTGCTTTCGGAGCCGTCGGTCGTCGCACTTTCAACCAAAGATAATCGCGTCAAGGCAGTTGGTGCCGATGCGCTAGCCATGCTCGGGCGCGAGCCCGAGAGCATCGAGGTGGTGCGCCCCATGCGCAATGGCGTGATCGCCGACTACGATATTACCGAGGCCATGCTGAAGCACTTCATCAGCAAGGCCAACGGCCGGCTCTCGCTCAGCAAGCCCGAGGTGATGATCTGCATCCCTGCCGGCGTCACCACTGTCGAGATGCGCGCGGTGAAAGAGGCCGCGCTCTCGGCCGGCGCGCGCTACGCCTACCTCATCCGCGAGCCGCTGGCGGCCGCGATCGGCGCGAATATCCCGGTGGCACAGCCCTCGGGCAACCTGATCATCGATATCGGCGGCGGCACCACCGAGGTGGCGGTGATCTCGCTGAACGACATTGTGGTGAGCACGTCTGTGCGCGTGGGCGGTAACCGCTTCGACGAGGCGATTGCCGCGTATGTCAAGCGCAAGTATAACGTGCTGATCGGCGAGCGCACCGCCGAGAGCGCCAAGATCGAGATCGGCGCCGCGCTGCCGCTGGCCCGCCCACTCTCGATGCAGATCCGCGGCCGCGACCAGGTGGCCGGCCTGCCGCGCACGATCGAGATCAACTCGAACGAGATCACTGAGTCGATTCAAGAGCCGCTCGAGGCGGTGGTGAATGCGGTGCGCTCGGTGCTGGCCGAAACGCCGCCCGAGCTATCGTCGGATATTATCGACAAGGGCATGATCATGACCGGCGGCGGCTCGATGCTGCGCCGGATCAACGAGCTGCTGACCGAGGTGACCGGCGTGCCATGCTATGTGGCCGACCAACCGGCCAACTGCGTGGCGATCGGCACCGGCCTGGCGCTCGAGCATATCGACATCCTGCGCGATAGCCTGTCGGGCGACGACCTGAACTAA
- a CDS encoding F0F1 ATP synthase subunit gamma, which yields MPSTREIRRRIRSVKNMTQITRAMEMVSASKMRRAQRNVLATRPYADRLYDVMGELTSRAVGGRQGTLLEVRPNVKSVAVILVTPDKGLTGAMITNVLRRAGRFVLDERAKGRNVEVLAVGKKGRDFLARTGQNLVAEITKLGDYPKLVDTLGIATNVISGFREGQYDEVYVVYSEFVNTLVQRPSVKRLLPVEPPNEAAEKQVDYTYEPSQEEVMHELLPRFVEVQLYQSILESIASEHSARMVAMRNATDNAKELTRDLTLTYNKTRQANITKEVSEIASGAAALAE from the coding sequence GTGCCAAGCACACGAGAAATTCGCCGGCGCATTCGATCGGTCAAGAACATGACCCAGATCACCCGCGCCATGGAGATGGTATCGGCGTCGAAGATGCGGCGCGCCCAGCGCAATGTGCTGGCCACCCGCCCATACGCCGACCGGCTCTACGACGTGATGGGCGAGCTGACCTCGCGCGCGGTGGGCGGGCGCCAGGGCACGCTGCTCGAAGTCCGGCCGAACGTCAAGTCGGTGGCCGTCATCCTGGTGACGCCCGACAAGGGCCTGACCGGCGCGATGATCACCAATGTGCTGCGGCGCGCAGGCCGGTTCGTGCTCGACGAGCGCGCAAAGGGCCGCAATGTCGAGGTGCTGGCGGTTGGCAAGAAAGGCCGCGACTTCCTGGCGCGCACCGGGCAGAACCTGGTGGCCGAGATCACCAAACTGGGCGATTACCCCAAGCTGGTCGATACGCTGGGCATTGCCACCAACGTGATCAGCGGCTTCCGCGAGGGCCAGTACGACGAGGTGTATGTGGTGTACAGCGAGTTCGTCAACACGCTGGTGCAGCGCCCCTCGGTCAAGCGGCTACTGCCGGTCGAGCCGCCCAACGAAGCGGCTGAGAAACAGGTCGACTACACCTACGAGCCGAGCCAGGAAGAGGTGATGCACGAACTGCTGCCGCGCTTCGTCGAGGTGCAGCTGTACCAGTCGATCCTCGAGTCGATCGCCAGCGAGCATAGCGCGCGCATGGTGGCGATGCGCAATGCGACCGACAACGCCAAAGAGCTGACCCGCGACCTGACGCTGACCTACAACAAGACCCGCCAGGCCAATATTACCAAAGAGGTGTCCGAGATTGCATCGGGCGCCGCAGCACTAGCAGAATAG
- a CDS encoding F0F1 ATP synthase subunit alpha — protein MAVATEELYQRLLKSIQTGADLRPQLVNVGTVVSVGDGVARIEGLEQAMASELLEFPVKAGRSEPVYGIALNLEQSSVSAIILGDYLSIEEGDQVNSTGRVISVPVGQELIGRVVNALGQPIDGKGAISSEVYRPIERIAPGVITRQPVDTPVQTGILAIDAMIPIGRGQRELIIGDRQTGKTAVAIDTIINQKGKGLVCIYVAIGQKRAQVAQIVGTLEQNGAMEYTIVVAATASESAALQYIAPYAGCSMGEEIMENGVLIGGELVRDALIVYDDLSKHATAYRQVSLLLRRPPGREAYPGDVFYLHSRLLERAARLSEEHGGGSLTALPLIETQANDVSAYIPTNVISITDGQIFLEGDLFNAGIRPALNVGVSVSRVGGAAQTRAMRSVADKLKIDMAQFRDLAAFAQFASDLDPATKAQIDRGQRLQEVLKQPQYQPLPLENQVAVLYAATNGFLDDVPVGRVGQWKADFLQFLHSAHPELGRTIFENRLDRKFPADSIRSALESAINEFKQTSNYSE, from the coding sequence ATGGCCGTTGCAACAGAAGAACTCTATCAGCGATTACTAAAAAGTATTCAAACCGGCGCCGACCTGCGCCCGCAGCTCGTCAACGTCGGCACCGTCGTGTCGGTAGGCGATGGCGTGGCACGCATCGAGGGGCTCGAGCAGGCCATGGCCTCCGAGCTGCTCGAGTTCCCGGTCAAGGCCGGGCGCAGCGAGCCAGTGTATGGCATCGCGCTGAACCTCGAGCAGAGTTCGGTCAGCGCGATCATCCTCGGCGACTACCTGAGCATTGAAGAGGGCGACCAGGTCAACTCGACCGGGCGCGTGATTTCGGTGCCGGTCGGCCAGGAGCTGATTGGCCGCGTGGTCAACGCGCTCGGCCAGCCGATCGACGGCAAGGGTGCAATCAGCAGCGAGGTGTACCGCCCGATCGAGCGCATCGCGCCGGGCGTAATCACGCGCCAGCCGGTCGATACGCCGGTGCAGACCGGCATCCTGGCGATCGACGCGATGATCCCGATCGGCCGCGGCCAGCGCGAGCTGATCATCGGCGACCGCCAGACTGGCAAGACGGCGGTGGCGATCGACACGATCATCAACCAGAAGGGCAAGGGCCTGGTGTGCATCTACGTGGCGATCGGCCAGAAGCGCGCCCAGGTGGCCCAGATCGTCGGCACGCTCGAGCAGAACGGCGCGATGGAGTACACGATCGTCGTGGCCGCGACTGCCTCGGAGTCGGCCGCGCTCCAGTATATCGCGCCATACGCCGGCTGCTCGATGGGCGAAGAGATCATGGAGAATGGCGTGCTGATCGGTGGCGAGCTGGTGCGCGACGCGCTGATCGTGTACGACGACCTCTCGAAGCACGCCACCGCCTACCGCCAGGTGTCGCTGCTGCTGCGCCGCCCGCCTGGCCGCGAGGCCTACCCCGGCGATGTGTTCTACCTGCACTCGCGCCTGCTCGAGCGCGCCGCGCGCCTGAGCGAGGAGCACGGCGGCGGCTCGCTCACCGCGCTGCCACTGATCGAAACCCAGGCCAACGACGTGTCGGCCTACATTCCAACCAACGTGATCTCGATCACCGACGGCCAGATCTTCCTCGAGGGCGATCTGTTCAACGCCGGTATCCGCCCGGCGCTGAACGTCGGCGTGTCGGTGTCGCGCGTGGGTGGTGCCGCCCAGACGCGTGCAATGCGCTCGGTGGCCGATAAGCTGAAGATCGATATGGCCCAGTTCCGCGATCTGGCGGCGTTCGCGCAATTCGCGTCGGATCTCGACCCGGCCACCAAGGCCCAGATCGACCGCGGCCAGCGCCTGCAAGAGGTGCTGAAGCAGCCGCAGTATCAACCACTGCCGCTCGAGAATCAGGTGGCGGTGCTGTACGCGGCCACCAACGGCTTCCTCGACGACGTGCCGGTTGGGCGGGTTGGCCAATGGAAGGCCGACTTCCTGCAATTCCTGCACAGCGCGCACCCCGAGCTTGGCCGCACGATCTTCGAGAATCGGCTCGACCGCAAGTTCCCAGCCGATAGCATCCGTAGCGCGCTCGAGTCGGCGATCAATGAGTTCAAGCAGACGAGCAACTACAGCGAATAG
- a CDS encoding F0F1 ATP synthase subunit B: MEKLGINWGLLVAQLVNVILIVWLLSMLLYRPVLNMLNERTRRIQESLKEAEQVKEQLARANQDYDAKLAQARQEAAAILAQAQERAKLQEQEIVAQARQEADRIRVDARKQAEQERDQLLGDLKNQMAELVTVTASRVLGEELKSNHDKLIAESLASLGRQN; encoded by the coding sequence TTGGAAAAGCTTGGTATTAACTGGGGATTGCTCGTCGCACAGCTGGTCAACGTCATTCTGATCGTGTGGCTGCTGAGTATGCTCTTGTACCGGCCGGTGCTGAACATGCTGAATGAGCGCACCCGCCGCATCCAGGAGAGCCTGAAAGAGGCCGAGCAGGTCAAAGAGCAGCTCGCGCGTGCGAATCAGGATTACGACGCCAAGCTGGCGCAGGCGCGCCAGGAGGCGGCGGCGATTCTGGCGCAAGCACAAGAGCGTGCCAAGCTCCAGGAGCAAGAGATCGTCGCGCAGGCGCGCCAGGAAGCCGACCGCATCCGTGTCGATGCGCGCAAGCAGGCCGAGCAAGAGCGCGACCAACTGCTGGGCGATCTTAAGAATCAGATGGCTGAGCTGGTGACGGTCACCGCCTCGCGCGTGCTGGGCGAAGAGCTCAAATCGAACCACGACAAACTGATCGCCGAGTCGTTGGCCAGCCTGGGACGGCAGAATTAG
- the atpH gene encoding ATP synthase F1 subunit delta — translation MSTSEAQVFARALYDALVGGALQSLKTAAATLANVQGGSDALAQALGTALPAEAPREVRNLLQALAHEGALDRLPGVVQAFEQYSKGEARAMTGEVVSAVDLSDTQRSTILNDLRGRYGDRLDLRFSTDPSLIGGLIIRVGDQVLDNSLRARLSAIQRNMLAS, via the coding sequence GTGAGTACGTCCGAGGCCCAGGTTTTCGCACGCGCGCTATATGATGCGCTGGTTGGCGGGGCGCTGCAATCGCTCAAAACGGCTGCGGCTACGCTCGCTAACGTACAGGGCGGCAGTGACGCGCTCGCGCAGGCGCTTGGCACGGCGCTGCCCGCCGAGGCCCCGCGCGAGGTGCGTAACTTGCTGCAGGCGCTGGCCCACGAAGGTGCGCTCGATCGGCTGCCCGGCGTGGTACAAGCATTCGAGCAGTATAGCAAGGGCGAAGCCCGCGCCATGACCGGCGAGGTCGTTAGCGCGGTCGATCTCAGCGACACCCAACGCAGCACGATTTTGAACGACCTGCGTGGCCGCTATGGCGACCGGCTCGATCTGCGATTCAGCACCGACCCGTCGCTGATCGGCGGCCTGATTATTCGCGTCGGCGACCAGGTGCTCGATAATAGCCTGCGCGCGCGCCTGAGTGCCATTCAGCGCAACATGCTGGCGAGCTAG
- a CDS encoding Gfo/Idh/MocA family oxidoreductase, whose product MNELGVGLIGYGGIGRMHALCLRMLPLVYPGLPMRVRLAAVATASAASAEQARHELGSDLFVSTSAAELIGHPDVALVDCCAPTGEHARLAEAVLMAGKPLFCEKPLTADADASARLVKLARAYGVAGGVNYHFRAIPALRTAYELVQAGLLGEVYGFHLRYYRASNIVRDRPATWRFSGPGSGVLVDLGAHLIDLVLHLLGPIASVRAHARTLVPTRPGPDGTPIAIDADDAAWLELQLAGGGRGTIEVSKMVPGAGDDLRIEAYGAQGALWFDTGDPNSLTVAEGARAAQGGRRIVTASRSTPAAGLIGQETPVGVVQWHMASLAGFLHALGSGSTPAPSLADGLATDCVITAARESIAQAGAPTAVPTRT is encoded by the coding sequence ATGAACGAGTTAGGCGTTGGCCTGATTGGCTATGGTGGGATCGGGCGTATGCACGCGCTGTGCCTGCGCATGCTGCCGCTGGTATACCCCGGCTTGCCGATGCGCGTGCGGCTGGCGGCGGTAGCAACCGCCAGCGCGGCCTCGGCCGAGCAGGCCCGCCACGAGCTGGGCAGCGACCTGTTCGTCAGCACCTCGGCCGCCGAGCTAATCGGCCACCCCGATGTCGCACTTGTCGATTGCTGCGCGCCAACCGGCGAGCACGCCCGGCTGGCCGAGGCCGTGCTGATGGCCGGCAAGCCGTTGTTCTGCGAGAAGCCGCTGACCGCCGACGCTGACGCATCGGCCCGGCTGGTGAAGCTGGCGCGCGCGTACGGCGTGGCCGGCGGCGTGAACTACCATTTCCGCGCGATCCCGGCGCTGCGCACGGCCTACGAGCTGGTGCAGGCGGGGCTGCTCGGCGAGGTATATGGCTTCCACTTGCGCTACTACCGGGCCAGCAACATCGTGCGCGACCGCCCGGCCACCTGGCGCTTCAGCGGCCCCGGCAGCGGCGTGCTGGTCGATCTGGGCGCGCACCTGATCGACCTGGTGCTCCACCTGCTCGGCCCGATCGCATCGGTGCGCGCCCATGCCCGCACGCTGGTGCCCACGCGGCCCGGCCCCGACGGCACGCCGATCGCGATCGACGCCGACGATGCCGCCTGGCTAGAGCTGCAGCTGGCCGGCGGCGGCCGCGGCACGATCGAAGTGTCGAAAATGGTGCCTGGTGCCGGCGACGACCTGCGCATCGAGGCATATGGCGCGCAGGGCGCGCTGTGGTTCGACACAGGCGACCCGAATAGCCTGACGGTGGCCGAGGGCGCGCGCGCGGCTCAGGGCGGCCGGCGGATCGTCACTGCCAGCAGGAGTACGCCCGCAGCCGGCCTGATCGGCCAGGAGACGCCGGTGGGGGTGGTGCAATGGCACATGGCATCGCTGGCCGGCTTTCTGCACGCGCTCGGCAGTGGTAGCACGCCCGCGCCTAGCCTCGCCGATGGGCTGGCCACCGACTGCGTGATCACAGCGGCGCGCGAGTCGATCGCCCAGGCTGGCGCGCCTACCGCAGTGCCTACGCGCACCTGA
- a CDS encoding methyltransferase domain-containing protein — MKQKLNPPPTGLVLEIGSGDNPNPRSNVLVDRFLGADNRERGGDLVVDRPFVVADAHHLPFKQGAFAYTICSHILEHMDDPQQFARELQRVSAAGYIQSPSEIAERLFHWSFHRWYVNLAGDTLVLHPKEPAEPMGELFDYLYEYNPAYYFFQRSMPDLFWVEREWHGDDLRIEVRDSSPLPLHDPAALRALAAPRLGLPQLVGLFFSTLLARLVRADTRKRIRKLLGRSYV, encoded by the coding sequence ATGAAGCAGAAGCTCAATCCCCCGCCAACTGGCCTGGTGCTCGAGATCGGCAGCGGCGATAACCCAAACCCGCGCTCGAATGTGCTGGTCGACCGCTTCCTCGGCGCCGATAATCGCGAGCGCGGCGGCGACCTGGTGGTCGACCGGCCGTTTGTGGTGGCCGACGCACACCACCTGCCGTTCAAACAGGGTGCCTTTGCCTATACGATCTGCTCGCATATTCTCGAGCATATGGACGACCCGCAGCAGTTCGCACGCGAGCTACAGCGCGTCAGCGCGGCCGGCTATATCCAGAGCCCCTCCGAGATCGCTGAGCGGCTGTTCCACTGGTCGTTCCACCGCTGGTATGTCAACCTCGCCGGCGATACGCTGGTGCTGCACCCCAAAGAGCCGGCCGAGCCGATGGGCGAGCTGTTCGACTACCTGTACGAGTACAATCCAGCCTACTACTTCTTCCAGCGCAGCATGCCCGATCTGTTCTGGGTCGAGCGCGAGTGGCACGGCGACGACCTGCGCATCGAGGTGCGCGACAGCTCGCCGCTGCCATTGCACGACCCGGCCGCGCTACGCGCGCTGGCGGCACCACGCCTGGGGCTGCCGCAGCTGGTCGGCCTGTTCTTCAGCACGCTGCTGGCCCGGCTGGTGCGCGCCGATACGCGCAAGCGGATCCGCAAGCTGCTTGGGCGCAGCTATGTGTAA
- the atpE gene encoding ATP synthase F0 subunit C, with product MTDAGLRLIAAALAVGLGAIGPGVGIGIVFSGALTAMGRNPEAEGTLRTYMILGFALTESLFIFALVVSLLIAFQII from the coding sequence ATGACGGACGCAGGTTTGCGACTGATCGCCGCCGCGCTGGCAGTCGGCCTGGGCGCGATCGGACCTGGCGTTGGCATCGGCATTGTTTTCAGCGGCGCGCTCACCGCGATGGGTCGCAACCCCGAAGCTGAGGGGACGCTGCGAACCTATATGATTCTGGGCTTCGCGCTGACCGAGTCGCTGTTCATCTTCGCGCTGGTTGTCTCGCTGCTGATCGCCTTCCAGATCATCTAG
- a CDS encoding F0F1 ATP synthase subunit epsilon codes for MPIHLEIVTAERVVMSDDVDQINAPTKDGRVGILPRHAPLLTILDVGELDIIKDGQTTPFAVSGGFMEVLPTRVTILADTAERADEIDEARAEAARSSAEERIAQRQSDRDLALAEAELRRAMIRLKVAQLKRNRR; via the coding sequence ATGCCGATTCATTTGGAAATCGTGACCGCCGAGCGCGTGGTGATGTCCGACGATGTCGACCAGATCAACGCGCCGACTAAGGATGGCCGCGTGGGCATTCTGCCGCGCCACGCGCCACTGCTGACCATCCTCGATGTTGGCGAGCTCGACATCATCAAGGACGGGCAGACTACGCCATTCGCGGTGTCGGGCGGATTCATGGAAGTGCTGCCGACCCGCGTGACCATCCTGGCCGACACGGCCGAGCGCGCCGATGAGATCGACGAGGCGCGCGCCGAGGCGGCCCGCAGCAGCGCCGAAGAGCGCATCGCGCAGCGCCAGAGCGACCGCGACCTGGCGCTGGCCGAGGCCGAGCTGCGCCGGGCCATGATCCGCCTGAAAGTTGCGCAGCTCAAGCGCAACCGCCGCTAG
- a CDS encoding metallophosphoesterase yields MPAQPRATGACRGLRAYFLLLATTWLAACAATTPLARPAPAATLPTAQITLATSAPRAAAPTITPAPTPAPPTPAPQPWRFVVLGDIRTEGLKPPQITDDLVARATAAQPAITLVLGDMINALGTQAEVRQQWQFLRAALAPLGQAAGHAGPWLLATPGNHDVQGHRWATDLLVEAFPELPENGPPGMTRRAYAVDYRGVRFISLDSERFDAMHLLDDTQLGWLETQLRDNPNRFTIVFSHDPAFPAGPHVGSSLDAYPQARDRFWQLLRDYHASAYFAGHEHLYNRQTLDGVTQIIAGASGSSVYAGYGGEFEHYLVGEVGAETITLAVYDQQGQQRDRFTLP; encoded by the coding sequence ATGCCTGCACAACCCCGCGCCACCGGCGCGTGCCGAGGGCTACGAGCGTACTTCCTGCTGCTGGCCACCACCTGGCTGGCCGCCTGCGCGGCCACCACGCCGCTGGCGCGGCCCGCGCCAGCGGCCACGCTGCCCACCGCACAGATCACCCTGGCCACCAGCGCGCCCAGGGCCGCTGCGCCAACCATCACGCCCGCGCCAACACCGGCGCCGCCAACACCCGCGCCACAGCCCTGGCGCTTCGTAGTGCTGGGCGATATTCGTACCGAAGGGCTGAAGCCGCCACAGATCACCGACGACCTGGTGGCGCGCGCCACTGCGGCCCAGCCCGCGATCACGCTGGTGCTGGGCGATATGATCAACGCGCTGGGCACGCAGGCCGAGGTGCGCCAGCAATGGCAGTTCTTGCGCGCGGCGCTCGCGCCGCTGGGCCAGGCGGCCGGGCATGCCGGGCCATGGCTGCTGGCGACGCCCGGCAACCACGATGTACAGGGCCATCGCTGGGCGACTGATCTGCTCGTCGAGGCCTTCCCCGAGCTGCCCGAAAACGGCCCGCCTGGCATGACCCGGCGCGCCTATGCAGTCGACTATCGCGGCGTGCGGTTTATCTCGCTCGACTCCGAGCGCTTCGATGCTATGCACCTGCTCGACGACACCCAGCTGGGCTGGCTCGAAACCCAGCTGCGCGATAACCCGAACCGCTTCACGATCGTGTTTAGCCACGACCCGGCCTTCCCAGCCGGGCCACACGTCGGCTCGTCGCTCGATGCCTACCCGCAGGCGCGCGACCGCTTCTGGCAGCTGCTGCGCGACTACCACGCCAGCGCCTACTTCGCCGGGCACGAACACCTGTACAATCGCCAGACGCTCGACGGGGTTACGCAGATTATCGCCGGCGCGAGCGGTTCGTCGGTGTATGCGGGCTATGGCGGCGAGTTCGAGCACTATCTGGTCGGCGAGGTTGGTGCGGAGACGATTACGCTGGCAGTGTACGACCAGCAGGGCCAGCAACGCGACCGGTTTACGCTGCCGTAG